The proteins below are encoded in one region of Epinephelus lanceolatus isolate andai-2023 chromosome 7, ASM4190304v1, whole genome shotgun sequence:
- the LOC117260670 gene encoding storkhead-box protein 2-like isoform X3, with protein MSPISQSQFIPLGEVLLLAISAMNSAHKPVTQEALTEHLQTCFPGVPTPTEEVLHHTLGMLVRERKIYPTPDGYFIVTPQTYFITPSLIRTSSKWYHLDERSADRHQQQQHQNQQQHQQTQCTSPLSGTITPSTSGAVRERTHPKSSQNHSGGGGGGGDSFYNNSYRGDDPPSHHTTLQRRSPKDHRETYSSPHSPQTPPQQAGGNTEKSRSTLGFPFKTDTLTKHRGGGGGGGGGGGGGGGGGGGTGEIEKQTGGGSGTGSRKFGLKLFRLSFKKDKAKQLATFSAQFPPEEWPLRDEEAPSQLPRHVEMEIIRRINPDLTVENLARHTAVMKRLEEERAQRSKASSANQSSRSRRSGGRHRKQSQTKLSRSHSKTRASRGEPSDSSHLELADRDYRAYSSSLARSPREHALAMERQRARLHLAHSNPNILDSSHLPVTPEWDVSGELAKRRTEMPFPEPSHGPSAHHSKVHRSHSHTQERKSRNERSDKAKERSRSMDNSKGPLGAGLIGPPDYYDDRSRYYTDDGTLRANQSSSHYSRATPPSAKLPVDSLGLDGGRSLEKSKSRDSLPAYSPKLLPTAIPPDDYFQCAGSSEAALTAANPLGTLGKSSHDGLKLGSTDRQTDRQTPHTLENKEDLSKVGPKGGSLPPIPLSIPDPPLPNGRPPHSASSGQEKRKEIFSKDTLFKPPPSLPLPGYSSLRKPPALTSSTLSSSCDALDSQEAFDAPKPLVATPSAPPQGVEPTTSAAEASFDYYNVSDDDELEEGGSKSRGEDEKTGGGVVGMGGGGAGTMQWLLEREKERDLQRRFERTLTFPGAKENLPEPSQNQQSAHSARLDSMDSSSVTVDSGFNSPRTRESLASNTSSIVESNRRQNLALSPGHLGITTGNGPPFSFRAIPEPAGTQPEKLQKPSACLASITSV; from the exons GTGTTCCCACACCAACGGAGGAGGTTCTGCACCACACACTGGGCATGCTGGTCCGTGAGCGGAAGATCTACCCAACACCAGACGGATATTTTATTGTAACCCCTCAGACTTACTTCATCACTCCGAGCCTAATCCGAACTAGCTCCAAGTGGTATCACTTAGATGAGCGATCGGCTGACCGTcaccaacagcagcaacatcagaaccaacagcagcatcagcagaCACAGTGCACCTCCCCTCTCTCTGGCACCATCACCCCGTCCACCTCCGGAGCCGTGAGAGAACGAACACACCCGAAGTCCAGCCAAAACCACAGCGGGGGAGGCGGAGGAGGTGGGGATTCTTTTTACAACAACAGTTACCGTGGAGACGATCCCCCTAGCCACCACACCACCCTGCAGCGTCGATCTCCCAAAGACCACCGGGAGACTTACTCATCCCCCCACTCCCCACAAACACCTCCTCAGCAAGCAGGAGGCAACACAGAAAAGAGTCGCAGCACCCTTGGGTTCCCCTTCAAGACGGATACGCTCACCAAGCACCGAGGTGGGGgaggtgggggaggaggaggaggaggaggagggggaggaggaggaggaggaactggAGAGATAGAGAAACAAACAGGTGGAGGAAGTGGTACAGGAAGTCGGAAATTTGGTTTGAAGCTGTTCCGCCTGAGCTTTAAGAAGGACAAGGCCAAGCAGCTGGCCACCTTCTCCGCACAGTTCCCCCCTGAGGAGTGGCCGCTCCGTGATGAGGAGGCACCTAGCCAGCTGCCACGCCATGTAGAGATGGAGATCATCCGGAGAATCAACCCTGACCTCACTGTGGAGAACCTCGCCCGGCACACAGCTGTCATGAAGCGCCTCGAAGAAGAGCGTGCTCAGAGGAGTAAAGCgtcatcagccaatcagagctccAGGAGTAGGAGAAGTGGGGGTAGACACAGGAAGCAGTCTCAAACCAAACTCAGCCGCTCACATAGCAAGACGAGGGCGTCCCGCGGTGAGCCAAGTGACAGTTCTCACCTAGAGCTTGCGGACAGGGACTACAGAGCCTACTCATCCTCACTGGCCCGGTCACCGAGGGAACACGCCCTGGCCATGGAGCGGCAACGGGCCCGCCTTCACCTGGCACACAGCAATCCCAACATCCTCGACTCTTCCCACCTGCCTGTGACGCCAGAGTGGGATGTGTCTGGAGAGCTCGCCAAGCGGCGCACAGAAATGCCTTTCCCTGAGCCAAGCCATGGCCCCTCAGCCCACCACTCCAAAGTCCACCGCTCACACTCCCACACCCAGGAGAGGAAGTCCAGAAATGAACGCAGTGACAAGGCCAAGGAACGCTCCAGATCCATGGACAATTCTAAAGGACCTCTTGGAGCGGGTTTGATCGGACCACCTGATTATTATGACGATCGGAGCCGTTACTATACTGACGATGGCACCTTGCGAGCCAATCAGAGCTCTTCTCACTACTCTCGTGCCACGCCCCCCTCAGCTAAGCTGCCTGTGGATTCTCTGGGGTTGGATGGTGGCAGGAGTTTAGAGAAAAGTAAGAGCAGGGACAGCCTGCCAGCATACTCACCCAAACTACTGCCCACCGCCATCCctcctgatgattacttccagtGTGCCGGTTCCTCTGAGGCTGCTCTCACAGCAGCAAACCCGCTGGGAACTCTGGGCAAAAGTAGCCATGATGGATTAAAACTGGGCAGCACTGACAGGCAAACGGACAGACAGACTCCCCATACTTTAGAAAATAAGGAGGACTTGTCAAAGGTGGGACCTAAGGGTGGCAGCTTGCCTCCAATACCCCTCTCTATCCCTGACCCTCCACTACCTAATGGACGACCTCCCCACAGTGCCTCCTCTGGTCAGGAGAAACGTAAGGAGATCTTTAGTAAAGACACACTCTTCAAACCTCCTCCCAGCCTCCCTTTGCCCGGCTACAGCTCCCTGAGAAAACCCCCAGCCCTCACCTCCTCTACTCTGTCCTCGTCCTGCGATGCACTTGATTCCCAGGAGGCCTTTGATGCTCCCAAACCTCTGGTGGCCACACCATCTGCTCCCCCACAGGGGGTTGAACCCACAACCAGTGCTGCAGAGGCCTCCTTTGACTACTACAATGTCTCAGATGACGATGAACTCGAGGAGGGGGGGAGTAAAAGTCGAGGAGAGGATGAAAAAACTGGAGGAGGTGTTGTTGGGAtgggaggaggtggagcaggGACCATGCAGTGGCTgttggagagagagaaggagagggacctACAGAGGAGGTTTGAAAGAACCCTCACCTTCCCTGGTGCTAAAGAGAACCTTCCAGAGCCCAGTCAGAACCAGCAGTCAGCCCACTCTGCTAGACTGGACAGTATGGACTCCAGCTCTGTCACTGTAGACAGTGGATTCAACTCACCACG AACAAGGGAGAGCCTAGCGTCAAACACTTCTTCCATAGTGGAGAGTAACCGTCGGCAGAACCTGGCACTGAGCCCCGGCCACCTCGGCATCACTACAGGCAACGGCCCCCCCTTCTCCTTCCGCGCCATCCCAGAACCTGCCGGCACCCAACCGGAGAAACTCCAGAAGCCCAGCGCTTGCCTTGCGTCAATCACCAGCGTTTAG